ATAAAAGCCCCCCTTTTCATATAGAGAATATATTCTTAAAATAGTTTTCGGTTAGTATAATGTTATTCTAAGAATTCTTACATTATTGATTTAAACATAAGTTTTATCAAAAAAGATTATAATTTATTTTAATCTTCGTCGTAGTCTTCTTCAGGAATGAAGATAGGCTGCTCATCATCTCTGTCTTCGACAGGAAAGTTAATCTGTGGCTCAATTATTTATATCTCCTCCATTTTAAAAAATGAATGGCCTTACTTTTCGCTCGTCCAGAAAATAAGTATTATCGGGGCTATATAAGACTTACCTCTAACTAATCAATTACTATTCCCTTTCTGATTTTTACTTTAAAGGCATTTTCATTTGATTTTTTTATGTCACAAGGTTTATATAAAGGGAAAACAAGCTTTTTTCATGAAAACACTTGTTGTTTATTATTCTAGGTCCGGCAACACGAAAAAGATAGCAGAAGATATTTCTGATAAGATTAAGTGTGAAGTTGAAGAAATAGTAGATACTAAGAATAGAAAGGGCATAATAGGTTGGCTAATTTCCGGCAGAGACGCCCATTCTAGAAAACTCACTTCAATAAAAGAAATAAACACAGACCCGGCTAAATACGATCTAGTTGCCATTGGAACTCCAATATGGGCAGGGCTTATGGCGCCAGCAGTTAGAACATATATTAATGAGAATAAAGGCAAGTTCAAGAATGTAGCTTTCTTTTGCACTTGTGGCAGTTCAGGAGATATTAAAACATTTGAAGACATGGAAGACTATATTGGGATTACCCCAGCATCGAAGCTGACGATCACAGGTAAAGACCTTAAGTCAAACTACGAAGATAAATTAAAAAATTTTATTAAAGGAATAAAATAAATTTAATTCTTTAATATCAAATAATTAATTGTAAGTTCTGAGATATCTCCAGAGTATTCGCCTGTTCTTCTAATGCTCTCAACTATATAAACTACCGGAACTGCTTCAATCCCAAGATTTAAGGCTTTATTGTTAATTTCTTCGCATTTCTCCACTAGTTTTTCAACAGCATCAATATTCTCATTTGCTTTTTTGATATTCTTTTTGAAATGAGAATCTAAGCTCTTGGAGAAGATCTCTAATGCCAAAATACTTGCTGATTCTATATCTTTGATTAAATCTGGATTTAGCTTATCTATAACTTTTATCACATTTTCGCCAAGTATAGATGCGTGGTCCCCAATTCTCTCTAAAATCCTGCTGATTAAAAAGAAGTAACTTGCCTCTTCCTGGCTTAGGCCCATCTTTTTTGAAAGCATTATGTCTGTAAGAATCACATTATATTGGTGTGTTGCAAGCCAGTAAAGCCTATCCACTTCAAAATCCCTAGAAACAACATTTTCTGCTAGCTCTTTATTGTTAGTTTTTAGAGATTTAATTGCATCTCTATGCATGCTTTCAACAAGAGAGTACATCCTCTTGACAGTCTTTTCAAAAGGCATTTCCATTGGGCTTAATAGATCTTTTACAACGAAAAGATTTGATTCTTCATCAACAATCTCGGGGCCAATTGCTATCTGGGTGAACATCCTTATAGATTCTCTAATCTGTGGTGGCATTGCATCATTTGATCTAATCGCGATATCAGAATAACCCATAACATAAGCGCCTACAAGTAGCCTGAATAGGTATGTTTTGTCGGTATCAGAATCAACAATAAACTCTTTCTGTTTTCTTTTTTTCTCAATTACTTTATCAGGAGTTACAAGCAGTGTTCCATCCTTTTGGACCATAAGGCCGAGTGAATCATTCTTTTTTATGTTTAAAGATTTAATCCAATCCTTAGGTAAGGTTATGACATAAGAAGAACCACCGGTGATTTGAACTTTTCTTATTTCCATTTTATCGATTTATTGATAACTATTGATTATATAAATATTTCTGTATATATATTTCCAAATATATATAGATATTGAGAAAATATTTTGATAAGTATTCTTATATACTTTAAGTCGAGAACTGTTATAATACATTTGAATTTAATTAATTCGGTGATTAACCATGAATAAAAAAAGAATTGGAGTATTTGGTTTATTGATGGCCGTTATCGTTTTTGGTATGGTCTTTTCTGGCTGTACCCAAAATCCATCAACACAGTCATCAACAGTAAAACTTAACCAGACCGGATCAAGCACAGTTTTGCCTTTGGCAATAGCTTGGGCTGAACAATTTGAAGGTGCACAGATATCTGTATCTGGCGGAGGATCAAGTCACGGATTAAATTCTCTTCTTAAAGGAGAGGCAGATTTAGGAGATGCAAGCAGATTAATGAAAAGTTCTGACTATAAGAGCGTAGGTTGCGATGAAACTTTAGTTTCTTCAGATGGTACTGCAACAGCTGCTTGTAATGGAGTTCTCCCAACAAAATGGGTTGTAGCATATGACGTGTTAGCTGTAGTAGTTAACAAAGAGAACACATGGGCAAATGAACTTACATATGACCAGCTTTACAAGATATTCACAAGCGACAGCCCTGCAGTCTACTGGGATGAAGTTCCAGGATTAAAGGAAAAGGGAGCACCACACGAAAAAATAACAATATATGCACCGGATGAAGCCAGCGGAACATACGATTACTTCTTTGAGAGCATAATTAAAGACTGGGGAAAAGCAACTCAAGTTGCAAAGACAAGACTTGAAGCAGGCGATGGAGTATACAATCCAAGTGCAGATGACAATGTAATTTTAGACGCAATAAAAACAAACAAGTATTCAATAGGATACTTTGGATATGCATATATAATTGAAAATCCTGGGCAGTTACATGTTGTTAAAATAGCAAAAAAATCAGGAGATACATTTGTTGAAGCTTCAATTGAAAACGTAGCAAAATACCCAATGGCAAGACCTCTACATATATACACAAACGGTATTCCAAACACGACCTCTGAAAAGGGAAAAGCTATAAATGCATACCTAAAATACATCTTAAGTGAAGAAGGACAAAAAATAGTACCACAAGTTGGATATGTCAAAGTGTCCTTAGTTGACCCAACAATAATGCCAGCACAACTTTCAAAACTTAATTAAGAGTGGCCTACATGTTAGGTAAAGTCAATAGAGCATACTTCAATGGAAATAATCCATTTCACAAAAAAGTGGATCTAAAAGAATCTTTGATAGTCAAGCTGATGTTTATTGCAGCAAGCCTTGCAATAGTAGTAAGCCTCGCTATCTTGTATACCTTGGTGAATGGCTCTATTGACTTTTTTTTGAGTCCTAAAGTAAGTATTATTCAATTTTTTATTGGTACAAAATGGACGCCAAACGGGGCAGATCCAAGTTTTGGCATTTTACCTTTATTATCGGGTACAGTTTTAATTGCTGGAGGTTCAATTTTAATTGCAACGCCTCTCGGCGTAGGCGCTGCATTATATCTTACCCAATTTGCAAATAAAAAAGCAAGTTCTATAGCTAAGCCTATTATTGAGCTTTTAGCGGGTGTTCCCTCTATAGTTTATGGATTCTTTGCACTTATTGTAATAAGTCCCATCTTAAGAGAATATTTTGGGGCCAGTTATTTTAACGCTGCAAGTGCTATTATTGTAATGGCTGTAATGATTCTTCCCATAATTGTGAGTGTCTCTGACGACTCTTTGAGGGCCGTTCCAAGAGAATTAAAAGAAGCAAGCCTTGCAATGGGGGCAACAAAATGGGAAACAGCAATTAAAGTCGTAATGCCTGCAGCTTCAAGCGGTATTATTGCTTCAATACTACTAGGCTTGGCAAGGGCCCTCGGAGAAACTATGGTAGTGGCACTAGCCGCCGGTAATGTCGCAAGACTTACCTTAAATCCCTTAAGTCAAGTTCAAACCATGACCGCTTATATAGCACAAGTAGCAACTGGTGACATACCTCCTGGATTAGCTGTTAGTGCTGCATTTGCTGTTGGCCTTGTTTTATTTGCAATTACCTACATAATTAATTTTATTGCAGGGCGTGTTGTCTTAAGGATCCAGAATGCAGGAAAAATAACTTCAAATAAAAAAAATAAATTAATGGTACCAATAAAAAATAAAACAAAAGTCAAAATTACTACTACAAGAAACAATAATTTAGAAATTAAAAAAATTCAATCAGAAAATACTTTAGAATTTAGACATAAAATCGCCAAATTGGGCATCCTTTCTGTGGGGTCATGTTTAATCTTTGCAACAGTTTTCTTAGGAGTATTAATGGTTTCTATTTTAGAACAAGGATTGCCTAAACTTAGCCTAAGTTTTTTAACTTCATACCCCAGCGCTAATCCTTCTATAGCCGGAATATATCCCGTAATTTTAGGATCAATTTATCTTGTTGGGCTAGCTATGATTTTTTCTTTACCAGTAAGTGTTGGAGCTGCAGTATACTTGACTGAATTTGCAAAGGATAATGCATATACTCGTATCTTAAGAAGACTAATCCAAAATTTGGCAGGAGTGCCCTCAATAGTTTTTGGGCTTGTTGGGTTAACGGTATTTGTTCGTCTTTTTGGATTTGGGACTAGTGTTTTAGCCGGTAGTTTAACTTTATCCTTGATGATTATGCCAGTTATTATCGTTACTACTGAAGAAGCATTGAAAGCAATACCTCACTCTTTTAGAGAGGCTGCAAGAGGACTCGGAGCTACAAAATGGCAGACCGTTAGGCACCACGTAGTTCCTTATGCATTGCCAGGAACCTTAACTGGATCAATACTTGCCCTTTCTAGGGCGATAGGTGAAACAGCACCTATTCTGTTCATAGCTTCAGTTTTTGCTAAAGTTGCTCCAGGAAGCATATTTGATGGATTTTTAGCATTACCCGTCACAATATTCTTCTGGACTAGACACCCTAAAGTAGCATTTCAAAACCTTGCAGCAAGCACGATTATTGTATTGTTAGTGATTTTATTCGCAATGAATCTTATAGCAATAATAATACGTCAACGTTCACAAGCCAATAGAGATTGGTGATATTATATTAACTTCTATGGTGATAATGGATGGAAAATAAAGAAAAAAAGGAAGATGGATCATTAGTTATTTCCAATTTGGATGTTTATTATTCCGATAAACTTGCAGTCAACAAAGTTTCCTTAAACATACCAAAAAATAAAGTAACGGCCTTTATTGGACCAAGTGGCTGTGGCAAAAGCACATTACTTAGGGCCCTTAACCGTATGAATGAAGAAATTGTAGGCTGCAGAATGAATGGTAAAATAATTTGGAAAGGAATTAATATACTTGATCCTAAAGTTGACCCAGTTGCATTGAGGAGTAAGATTGGAATGGTTTTCCAGAAACCAAATCCATTCCCACGCTCAATATATGATAATATTGCATATGGGCCCAGAATACATGGCATTAAAAATAAGAATGACCTCGATGCCATCGTAGAAAAAAGTTTGAAGGATGCTGCTATATGGGAAGAAGTTTCTGATAGACTAGATGAGTCTGCAATGGGATTGTCAGGCGGTCAACAACAGAGACTTTGCATTGCTAGAGCTTTAGCCATTCAGCCAGACATTATTTTAATGGACGAGCCATGCTCTGCACTTGACCCAATAGCAACGACAAAGATAGAGGACTTAATAGATGAATTAAAGACGGATTATACCGTCGTGATTGTTACACATAACATGCAGCAAGCTGCAAGAATAAGTGATTATACGGGATTTATGTATCTAGGTGAACTTATAGAATTTGGAGATACTCAGCAGATATTTGAAAATCCTAGACATGAATTAACTGAAAAATATATAATGGGAAGATTTGGATAGGTTGGAAAAATGAGAGAAAAATTTGTTGAAGAATTAAGGCAACTTAAATCAGATGTAGTTGAAATGTCAACTCTCTCTAAAGAGATGTTAAAAGAGTCCCTTGACGCCCTTAAACATTCAGATATTACTATTGCAGAAAAAGTAATTGGTCAAAGAAGAGATATTAGAGAATTTGATTATAAAATTGAAGATGATGCACAAAGATTAATAGTTTTGTATCAACCAGTCGCCAGAGATTTGAGGGCTATAATCGCTACTTTGAAAATGAACACTTATCTAACAAGGATTGGGATATACTCTAAGGATATATCAAAGGATATAAGAGAGATATCCTTTAACAAAGAGTTCCCTAGACTAAAAAGCGTGATCGTCATGGGGGACATTGTTTTGGGCATGTTGGACGATGCTATCAAAGCATATCAAAATGAGGATTTGACCATCATCGATGACATGTGGAAAAGAGACGACACAGTAGACGATCTTTTTCATACAATCTTACGTGAATGCATATCGTATATGATTGAAAATCCAAAAAGCATAAGTTACTACACACATTACATGCTCATAGCAAGATACCTTGAAAGATGCGGCGACCATGTTTGTAAGATTTCAGAAAAAATACACTATATGGTCAACGGTGAAAGAATCATAATCAAATAATTTTAAACGAAAATCTTATAAGTGATATATTTAAACATGGACTTATTGGGGTCGTGGGGTAGCTTGGCCTATCCTTCGAGCTTTGGGAGCTTGGGACCTGAGTTCAAATCTCAGCGACCCCACCATTTATTCTTCAATTTTATTTTGATATAACCAATAGTAAAAATTACTATACCTTCTATTTAATTTATATACCGAAACTCTTAAATATAAAACATTAGAAGAAAAATTTAATTATTATTAAGACATATGTCAAGATTTTTATTAAAAAGGTGTTTATATGTTTGATAAATTGGTAGAGTATGCTAGGGCCAATAATCAAATTGCTCCCGAACTTTATCCTAAATATGATGTCAAGAGGGGCTTAAGGAATGAAGACGGAAGCGGGGTATTAGTTGGACTTACTAAAATATCTGATGTAACAGGGTATGAGAAGAAAGATGGGGTTTTCACCCCATTAGATGGGAGGCTTGCATACAGAGGAATTAAAATTGAAGAGATAGTTGACGCTATATCAAAAGAGAATAGGCATGGATTTGAAGAAATTGTTTTCCTACTACTTTTTGGTAAGTTGCCCAAAAGAGAAGAACTTGAATACTTTAATGAACTAATGGTAAGTAACAGGGATCTTGCAGTTAATTTTACTAACGATGTAATATTACATTTTCCAAGTAATGATATAATGAACAAGCTTGCAAGGAGCGTTCTAGTTCTGTATGCCTTGGACAAGAAAGCTGATGACATAGCCATAGACAATGTACTAAGACAAAGTGTTGGACTAATAGCTAAGTTTCCATCAATTGTTGCATATGCTTATCATGCAAGAAGGCATTATTTCAAAGGAAAAGATCTCGTACTAAGAAATCAAAATCCTGAATACTCTGCGGCAGAAAATTTTCTTTACATGCTTAGAGAAGACGGGAATTTCACAAAACTTGAGGCCGATACTCTTGATATACTTTTAATCCTTCATGCCGAGCACGGTGGGGGTAACAACTCGTCTTTTACAGTTCATGTGGTAACTTCATCGGGAACTGATACATACTCTGCAATCTCCGCAGGGATTGGGTCTCTTAAGGGGCCATTACACGGCGGTGCAAATAAAAGCGTCATGGCCATGATGAAGGATATCAAGGATAATGTAAGAGATTGGGAAGACGAAGAAGAGGTAAAAGATTATTTGAAACTAATCCTTGAAAGAAAAGCTTTTGACGGGATGGGTGTCATCTATGGTCTTGGCCACGCAATTTATACCAAGTCTGATCCAAGAACAGTTATACTAAAGAAGAAGGCAAGAGAGCTTGCAAAGGATAAGAAAAGAATGGACGAATTCAAGCTATATGAGCTTATAGAGCAAGTAGGTCCTGAAGTATTCTATGATATAAAGAAATCTAACAAAGTAATAACTGCAAATGTTGACTTTTATTCAGGATTTGTATATCACTGTCTTGATATACCTAAAGAGCTTTATACGCCGCTTTTTGCTATGGGCAGGATTCCTGGATGGTGCGCACATAGAATTGAAGAGCTTATTTCTGGCAAGAAGATAATCAGGCCAGCATATGCTCATGTTGGGAATTTTATACCTTACACTGAAATAGATAAGAGGATTTAAAATCCTCATTTTTTAATCTTTTAAAGATGGAATCTTACACATTTTATTTCTGTCATCTCTTCAACTGCGTATTTTGGGCCTTCTCTTCCGTATCCGGAGCTCTTTAATCCCCCATAGGGCATCAAATCGATCCTAAATGTTGGAACATCGTTTATCATGACCCCACCTACGTCAAGATTATCAATTGCATAGTATGCATTTCTAACATTTTCAGTAAAAACGCCCGCCTGTAATCCATATATTGAATTATTCAATTTACTTACGGCATCTTTGAAATCATTAAATGGTATCAGTGCTAGAGTTGGGCCAAATGTTTCATCCTTTACTATCTTCATTTCTTCAGTAACATTTTCAACTACTGTTGGTTTAAATACAAAACCTTCTCTTTCTCCACCACAAAGAACTTTAGCACCTTGTGATTCTGCTTCTTCAATCCAAGACTTTACTCTTACTATCTCTCTCTCATCGATCATTGGCCCAATGTCTGTTCCACTTTCTAGTGGGTCTCCAATAACAAGACTATTTGCCGCACTTACTATTTTTTCTCTAAATTCTTTGTAGACACTTTCATGTACATAAGCCCTTTGACAATGGATGCAAACTTGTCCAGAGTAACCAAATGCGCCGACCTTTACAGCAGAAACAGCTTTGTCAATATCTGTATTCTCGTCAATAATAACTCCTGAGTTTGAACCTAATTCCATTGAAAGTTTCTTTAAGCCCGCATTAGAAGCAATTCTCTCCCCAATTAATTTACTTCCTGTAAACGAAATCTTTCTAATTAGGGGATTTTTTACAAGATAATTTTCTGCGTCTTCAGCAGAACAAATAACAATGTTAAGTGCCTCCTTAGGCAATCCAGCTTCTAAAAGAATCTCGCCTAAAATCAATGAGGTTAATGGTGTCTTAGAAGCAGGCTTATGAATTACGCTATTTCCTGCAGCTATTGCAGGGCCTATTTTATGGCATACTAGATTCAAAGGAAAGTTAAACGGTGTAATGGATAGTACAATACCGACAGGTACCCTAATGTAGAAACAATACTTATCAGAACTTGTTGGGGCTGCATCAAAAGGGATTACTTCTCCACCAAGTCTCTTTGCTTCTTCTGCAGACAGTACCATAGTTTCATGTGCCCTCGATACTTCACCCCTTGAAAAAGCAAGAGGCTTACCACTCTCTAATGCCATTGTTTTAGCTATCTCATCTTTTCTTTTCAACATTAACTCGGCAGTTTTTGAAAGTATTTCATACCTTCTATGGCGACTGAGACTTTTGATTACCTTACTTCCCTTAACTGCAGAGTCAACAGCTTCTTTTAGATGTTCAGAAGAGGCCTTTGACACACTGTCTATGACTTTACCATTATAGGGATTTATAACGTCTAGGTAATTACTTGTATCGATCCAATTTCCACCAATTAGAATCTTTTTCATAGGAATCAGAGTTTCTTTATTTTTCTATTTTAAAAGTTTATGGAGCATTTATACTGATAAGCATTAACAATTTTCACTATTTGTAATCATTGTTAACCGATAGCTTTATATATAACTTAATACTATTAATCACTAGTGGTAGTTGTTGAAGCAACTATCATGTATCATCAATGCATAAACTAGTCTCTTGCAATGGAAAAGCGCGATTCCACTAGGCAAGAGCAAAAGGAGCTCCAAAGAACCCCCTCAATTAATCCTGAAAATGGCCCAAAGGAGGGGGTTCCCAATATTTCTGATTTAACTTTTATAATACGATTTTATCATATTCCAGTTTCCCTATTCCAATTTTTTCCCCTTCTATCGCTTGGATTTCTGGATCTGGTCTTCCATCAAACATAAAAGTATTTTTATTAGCATCATCAAGAAAAGCTTTATCGATAGCCACTATGTCTTCTGAAAGATATATGCCGGTATTTTCTCTAATTACTTTTCCTGGAAAAGGCATGCAGTCACAATACTCGACAATATTTGCCCCCCAATTTATGGAAACAATATTCTCTTTTCCTATGACTTTAAAAAGCCCTTCAACAGCCATTGGGAGTATTTTTTCAAGTTTTTCTAATTCTGATAATTTAATTGCACCTGTTTTACATACGTCCATACATCCGGGACAATGCATGCAATCCTCCCTTTTTTCTAGAGAAAGTACTCTTTTACCATTTTTTATTATTGGTATATCTCTGTCACATACATCTTTACAAGCATCACACCCATCACAAAGATCTTCATCATAGCAGAAATTAACAAACTTATGCATAGCAAGTTTTGATTTTTTTGTAACACATCCCATTGCAACATTTTTTATCGAACCACCAAATGCTGTTAGTGCATGACCTTTGCAATGACTGAATACTATCATCTTGTCAACTTCTTTGAATAGATTGGGTATTAATACTTCGTTTAAGGGAGGTCTCACCTTCACAGAAAAACCTTCATCATTACCCAATCCATCTGCAACAATAAAAGGAGCCCCAATGTTTGCAAGAGAGAATCCATGATAAAATGCATTTTTTATCATCCCTACCGCAGAAAATCTATTGCCACAATAGTATGTGGTCGTGTCCGTAAGAAACGGCTCACATCCTTTTTCAACTAGAGCCGATACTAGCTCCTTAATGTATAGGGGGTGCACATGTGCAGGATTTTTATATTCTCCAACGTGAAGTTTAATCGCAACTCTGTCTTCTTTATTGATATTATCGAGAATACCACTCTTTATAATCATTTTCCTGAATTTACCAACCATATCTGAGTCTTCTCTCCAAGGAACAAAATAAACTTTTGACATAAATCTAGTGAGTTACATCTCTTTTTATTTTTTTCTCCGCTTTTCAACGAAAATTTTATATATTTATATTCGTTATTTAACTATATGTTTGAAGATGCAAAAGAACAACTTGCTAAGATGATAGCAGGGGAAGTTGTTTTATCAGATGACCCTGGCCAAACTTTAAGGAAATGGCGTGAGATTTTTGGCATATCTCAAACGGATTTGGCCCATCATCTATCTATATCCCCTTCTGTTGTAAGTGATTATGAAGGAGGTAGGAGAAAATCTCCCGGCTCGTCAACAATTAGGAAAGTTGTTGAAAGCTTGATAGAAATCGATATTAGCAGAGGCGGAAAGATAATCCATTCATTCAGCCACAGATTTGCTAAGGAGGTAATTAGTGATGTCGTACTCGATCTTAAAGAGTTCCCAGTCCCAATACCCCCTAAGAAATTAATCGACGCTGTTCGTGGAGAGATACTAGTAAACGAGGAGTATCTTAGTAAAGAGATTCATGGTTATACAGTCATTGACAGTATAAAAGCGATTCTTAATTTGAATTCAGAAGAATTTTTGAAGCTTTATGGGCTTTCTTCAGAAAGAGCTTTGATATTCACAAAAGTATCTACTGGAAGATCCCCAATGATTGCAATTAAAGTACAGGGCATTATCCCTTCAATGGTCGTTTTACACGGAGCAAAGAAGATAGATGAAATTGCAGTACAGTTAGCCGAAATACAGAAGATACCGCTTATTTTATCTCCGATGGAAACTCTAGACGATCTACTAAATGGGCTTAGATTACTATAATCTAAAGCCTGTATCTAATAATTGCAGCAATGCCGCCGAACGCTTTTAACAGCTGACTTCCTTCTTCAGTTTCTGTAGAGATTACCTCTACCTTGGTGCTGCCTTCCTGAGCTAGGTCGGCTAACTCTTCAAGTAGGTCAACCTTTTCTTCAATACTTAAACTTAGATTACCACATTTTTCACATTGCATGCCAGATATCTGTTGTTCTAGTTGGAATAAATCTTCATCTGTAGCAGTCTTTTCAGTTAAATTGCCACAAGAACTACATTTAATTTTAGCTCTATTTTTGTTTAAACCTTCTGAAAGAAGTAATAAATCTACAGCGCCAGCTTCTAAGTATTTTCTGACTTCCTTCTCCCCATAAGCTGCTAGACTGTCATCTTTAATCAATTCTTTTAAAAATTTTGTAACAATGTCCTTTTCTTTTGTTATATCTAGATTTTCCAGTATCCCTGCGCTTTTATCTACAAGTTCATTTAGTCCAAAAAGTTCTGTGTATGATGTATCTGCAACCCCTAGTATTTTTTTTCTAAGTTCATGGTGTAGATATTCTCCTTCTTCAAATTCATATTTTGTATACCCCCCTCCACCTATTAGAATTCCTTCTAAATTTGGCTGAGCAAGGAAGATTTCATTAGAGGTTTCACCAACTGTATC
This DNA window, taken from Methanofastidiosum sp., encodes the following:
- a CDS encoding phosphate uptake regulator PhoU, coding for MEIRKVQITGGSSYVITLPKDWIKSLNIKKNDSLGLMVQKDGTLLVTPDKVIEKKRKQKEFIVDSDTDKTYLFRLLVGAYVMGYSDIAIRSNDAMPPQIRESIRMFTQIAIGPEIVDEESNLFVVKDLLSPMEMPFEKTVKRMYSLVESMHRDAIKSLKTNNKELAENVVSRDFEVDRLYWLATHQYNVILTDIMLSKKMGLSQEEASYFFLISRILERIGDHASILGENVIKVIDKLNPDLIKDIESASILALEIFSKSLDSHFKKNIKKANENIDAVEKLVEKCEEINNKALNLGIEAVPVVYIVESIRRTGEYSGDISELTINYLILKN
- a CDS encoding PstS family phosphate ABC transporter substrate-binding protein — protein: MNKKRIGVFGLLMAVIVFGMVFSGCTQNPSTQSSTVKLNQTGSSTVLPLAIAWAEQFEGAQISVSGGGSSHGLNSLLKGEADLGDASRLMKSSDYKSVGCDETLVSSDGTATAACNGVLPTKWVVAYDVLAVVVNKENTWANELTYDQLYKIFTSDSPAVYWDEVPGLKEKGAPHEKITIYAPDEASGTYDYFFESIIKDWGKATQVAKTRLEAGDGVYNPSADDNVILDAIKTNKYSIGYFGYAYIIENPGQLHVVKIAKKSGDTFVEASIENVAKYPMARPLHIYTNGIPNTTSEKGKAINAYLKYILSEEGQKIVPQVGYVKVSLVDPTIMPAQLSKLN
- the pstA gene encoding phosphate ABC transporter permease PstA; its protein translation is MLGKVNRAYFNGNNPFHKKVDLKESLIVKLMFIAASLAIVVSLAILYTLVNGSIDFFLSPKVSIIQFFIGTKWTPNGADPSFGILPLLSGTVLIAGGSILIATPLGVGAALYLTQFANKKASSIAKPIIELLAGVPSIVYGFFALIVISPILREYFGASYFNAASAIIVMAVMILPIIVSVSDDSLRAVPRELKEASLAMGATKWETAIKVVMPAASSGIIASILLGLARALGETMVVALAAGNVARLTLNPLSQVQTMTAYIAQVATGDIPPGLAVSAAFAVGLVLFAITYIINFIAGRVVLRIQNAGKITSNKKNKLMVPIKNKTKVKITTTRNNNLEIKKIQSENTLEFRHKIAKLGILSVGSCLIFATVFLGVLMVSILEQGLPKLSLSFLTSYPSANPSIAGIYPVILGSIYLVGLAMIFSLPVSVGAAVYLTEFAKDNAYTRILRRLIQNLAGVPSIVFGLVGLTVFVRLFGFGTSVLAGSLTLSLMIMPVIIVTTEEALKAIPHSFREAARGLGATKWQTVRHHVVPYALPGTLTGSILALSRAIGETAPILFIASVFAKVAPGSIFDGFLALPVTIFFWTRHPKVAFQNLAASTIIVLLVILFAMNLIAIIIRQRSQANRDW
- a CDS encoding phosphate ABC transporter ATP-binding protein translates to MENKEKKEDGSLVISNLDVYYSDKLAVNKVSLNIPKNKVTAFIGPSGCGKSTLLRALNRMNEEIVGCRMNGKIIWKGINILDPKVDPVALRSKIGMVFQKPNPFPRSIYDNIAYGPRIHGIKNKNDLDAIVEKSLKDAAIWEEVSDRLDESAMGLSGGQQQRLCIARALAIQPDIILMDEPCSALDPIATTKIEDLIDELKTDYTVVIVTHNMQQAARISDYTGFMYLGELIEFGDTQQIFENPRHELTEKYIMGRFG
- the phoU gene encoding phosphate signaling complex protein PhoU; the protein is MREKFVEELRQLKSDVVEMSTLSKEMLKESLDALKHSDITIAEKVIGQRRDIREFDYKIEDDAQRLIVLYQPVARDLRAIIATLKMNTYLTRIGIYSKDISKDIREISFNKEFPRLKSVIVMGDIVLGMLDDAIKAYQNEDLTIIDDMWKRDDTVDDLFHTILRECISYMIENPKSISYYTHYMLIARYLERCGDHVCKISEKIHYMVNGERIIIK
- a CDS encoding citrate/2-methylcitrate synthase — encoded protein: MFDKLVEYARANNQIAPELYPKYDVKRGLRNEDGSGVLVGLTKISDVTGYEKKDGVFTPLDGRLAYRGIKIEEIVDAISKENRHGFEEIVFLLLFGKLPKREELEYFNELMVSNRDLAVNFTNDVILHFPSNDIMNKLARSVLVLYALDKKADDIAIDNVLRQSVGLIAKFPSIVAYAYHARRHYFKGKDLVLRNQNPEYSAAENFLYMLREDGNFTKLEADTLDILLILHAEHGGGNNSSFTVHVVTSSGTDTYSAISAGIGSLKGPLHGGANKSVMAMMKDIKDNVRDWEDEEEVKDYLKLILERKAFDGMGVIYGLGHAIYTKSDPRTVILKKKARELAKDKKRMDEFKLYELIEQVGPEVFYDIKKSNKVITANVDFYSGFVYHCLDIPKELYTPLFAMGRIPGWCAHRIEELISGKKIIRPAYAHVGNFIPYTEIDKRI
- a CDS encoding aldehyde dehydrogenase family protein, coding for MKKILIGGNWIDTSNYLDVINPYNGKVIDSVSKASSEHLKEAVDSAVKGSKVIKSLSRHRRYEILSKTAELMLKRKDEIAKTMALESGKPLAFSRGEVSRAHETMVLSAEEAKRLGGEVIPFDAAPTSSDKYCFYIRVPVGIVLSITPFNFPLNLVCHKIGPAIAAGNSVIHKPASKTPLTSLILGEILLEAGLPKEALNIVICSAEDAENYLVKNPLIRKISFTGSKLIGERIASNAGLKKLSMELGSNSGVIIDENTDIDKAVSAVKVGAFGYSGQVCIHCQRAYVHESVYKEFREKIVSAANSLVIGDPLESGTDIGPMIDEREIVRVKSWIEEAESQGAKVLCGGEREGFVFKPTVVENVTEEMKIVKDETFGPTLALIPFNDFKDAVSKLNNSIYGLQAGVFTENVRNAYYAIDNLDVGGVMINDVPTFRIDLMPYGGLKSSGYGREGPKYAVEEMTEIKCVRFHL
- a CDS encoding DUF362 domain-containing protein, producing the protein MSKVYFVPWREDSDMVGKFRKMIIKSGILDNINKEDRVAIKLHVGEYKNPAHVHPLYIKELVSALVEKGCEPFLTDTTTYYCGNRFSAVGMIKNAFYHGFSLANIGAPFIVADGLGNDEGFSVKVRPPLNEVLIPNLFKEVDKMIVFSHCKGHALTAFGGSIKNVAMGCVTKKSKLAMHKFVNFCYDEDLCDGCDACKDVCDRDIPIIKNGKRVLSLEKREDCMHCPGCMDVCKTGAIKLSELEKLEKILPMAVEGLFKVIGKENIVSINWGANIVEYCDCMPFPGKVIRENTGIYLSEDIVAIDKAFLDDANKNTFMFDGRPDPEIQAIEGEKIGIGKLEYDKIVL